A part of Neodiprion pinetum isolate iyNeoPine1 chromosome 4, iyNeoPine1.2, whole genome shotgun sequence genomic DNA contains:
- the LOC124217640 gene encoding calcineurin-binding protein cabin-1 isoform X1: MIKISALNEDSSEESEDEDVPTITKEAQEQIALTEYNKALDLLRQNRNEDALTLLKDLLDTELLDQVEKPEIPDGRPRPMLSLKYSCFKNIGAIQAQMGNYQDAIDNYWEATNLDDTDVMLWYKLGTLATKTYNLELACSSFKYGLKCNPNHWPSLDSIITVLYAVPDYMSCLLYISMALERDSSYIKGLAFRDKIFKDIPSFEECYKVYNSDWELDPSIDTEYDRVVGDKLLAEARDLAEKWSEACRPEFCLKPLPDLVLNKPIAELTWLNLGESLISMHSHITDNNYNFVSHIKLHIHQADTRGKDDGNATGANCIDVEPGGIEKQQNTESVINFVRIEETHNQIFEDKSIMLVDEDGDEVQALDSENDIQNDTDHFDRKNDTPTSDLKDNIDTDMEVDMEDERKSSSSDIQIIEDEDPLKMLDPEDLQLEEPIVNKKSNQITSETETDLEKLSSSKCREQVVSSEDKSSEKEPLNEKLDEKLSHKSEGAATDKSLDKPSKTEDKSSEKTDDKEEGRKVKKRRRSSLCFLEQWAWSSGSMRRSARVRSSNRREAERDDVQLEESLKRIFPSTLLPDTVRLRKENPLKSMEDSMDTMDLYRLFACRENGSNTTEGSKSSESSKPGSPISNENQELYFGTDKEKADVAAFIAEHTEKSNLMIIMAKFTEFLCTKWNHVWPKGLPEVYLETYVFTRQHIPHPSPFNDDADDNILKLDAEMTLLYGELHTDRWLNNKPGILPSSTVDKMGTGLPSEELGQIIFTSVRDDLFNEQYVLFFFRVLWLKANLFLCQGDTDIVIESLESLLCHLKELQGKGDNMFLKLPNCKHNSYISVKSVEKMLISVQRGKKLREIQYLHEEKKYFELASILQDTFKFAKQQNKLMVNNDEVIDRAEQLSMLLNSLWQLGQYEDCYIWSEACLNEAWRNYLNATDEIEQKKWTTAVLNCLTRLEACVSEVSTFVVRYLPASRLTRLVQNLVHIVCYQLDVPENAIEMPLETVLPWILLHHILQHEEDKERAKPIVQQKNKSHDFNNSDSDDEEEDIPASLMLLFTAHEFLGRRSWCCINEAKLLLFVMNVTIPRLKTPQLNHIRDKLWKYVEQVLYCLYAYPSKTNKSKAKYLEEHGVPQMKLTWEAAQQLYDFYKLDVLPAIDDYKVLSISSEMESLFKKITRLVPPESDPALIADDMLAYIRRDREKMPTVSKPLPYQISSIYYLLGDYYFKSSDWSHGIRYYLLDLCLHPLRFNSWAGLAMATGTQLQIRLNSCQTLKNENSFLDKAKIAQYSYQRASELTPGHSVTWIEYGNFVYMVHSFCSRVLKQEAHKLSMEKFEILETRKDTMLELAAHCFLSANRLLNETAGLQDDRWLTYYILGKIAEKKNEDPPVFLENYHKASLFLYENNASYPRKINYSNPHNLSVEALEVYYRIHASILKYLEQHEGKPLKKSLGLLFQQYLKNCANSAFMRYQSKSNLKKGEEDGSDSDSRIISKDTRKIIEYPRHITTLEQCSNSIEEIEIIDKSKDRLEAGKLHDQTKKRSREDTNDPTKRVKLNNISHLQLMQDVVALIDDLITKVCEITHSQETSEEDVVTLTSSDENEDLRSEKHKLNAVERVDTDCTQAKTEESKGNVADSSKAMGEQVDNVVKEENIQDLMDVLMKQAMEISQEETQQSSPDDEDIRKSEGRWLQNEDSSGKEIKQRQEEKKKLPVEVIKDDVALRRRGSQESTTTTQTTTTTETNNSSSSSSDDSSSSDDSSDSDTSSLSDSDSDSDAEKKKKTIEQTEEFLTDEEVGTLTAYCLAGLEQCILRFPQHYKSFYRLSHFFFNNKTKDITKCKDLLLGTYNCQFYPGKSFQGLFYERKSSNFFNGVWRIPVEEVDRGGSFASHMSKCITLLMQVLKETNDSDMLMELGSQLSKKPEYDKKYLRDSEREQLSDQAMTLCLQSLRTRVSTMGPPTGAETTSSWKNNSRIQVLLDVYKTYQCVQKHFTNMDVKNVADLLSDTYKSYIGNRNLEGNVLDTATKWCQQQIALNKTAVPISAPTVNAQAASAAIASPIPVTITQLPVTTTFTQYSQSRKPYKASSSSSGRPRGRPPNINKYHQTMQQNANMFNQFGVKSGFGNYLGQHGSPGLLSSYFMNPLMDTNVLTAMLANMSSNMIDPATLATLNYLNQVGGIGGYQEVIRQYQNSLSTMTSMASGLNAISSTVPNISNVTTMSTASSSANSAGSLGHVGHLGSLANLGNLGNLGNLNNLGNLTMQQYLSLSNTTSSISRTTPIYHQATPKATTTTTTTTMTKEKPNISITPVNTSSTHKSSTKSTKSSSSNDPLSVHTSKSQIVQPPKTATQVSLLKPSVIQQVKSLPPKQMSAPQIRVSKTLTEPQPAHKSSLSHSPVLKSASSTSPSSLPQAAHSGISSSMAMKPLIQMNLPSQGSGTSLQHKLLSKKQHQQAHLSANIVCPPKKQKTAKKLPAIPSSYQNLINSIPNISSMSQAPYLSAELSGISLSQLPPLSGSKGSSSKGTGYRKTSNKSKSAVTDVASTLSNPICQSQSVEAMSVLSQLQQHSHLEIIPQHKSQPKPGMDFPIGLPSSLSVTQQKIIASDPLRPPVTDNMSVYELSRGKPMTTSSSTLKKSEKLKKDGVEIITLDD, translated from the exons atgattaaaatatcCGCATTGAACGAAGATTCAAGCGAGGAGAGCGAAGACGAGGATGTACCGACGATAACTAAGGAAGCTCAG GAACAAATCGCGCTCACGGAGTACAACAAAGCCTTGGACCTACTTCGACAGAATAGGAACGAAGACGCCTTGACGCTCCTGAAAGATCTTCTTGACACTGAACTATTAGATCAAGTTGAGAAGCCTGAGATTCCCGATGGCAGACCACGGCCAATGCTGTCCCTCAAATATTCTTGTTTTAAAAACATCGGCGCGATACAGGCACAAATGGGAAATTATCAAGACGCGATAGACAATTACTGGGAAGCTACGAATCTCGACGATACAGATGTGATGCTTTGGTACAAACTGGGAACTCTGGCTACGAAGACTTACAACCTTGAATTAGCCTGTTCATCTTTTAAATATGGTTTAAAATGCAATCCTAATCATTGGCCAAGTCTAGATAGCATAATAACTGTCTTGTATGCAGTTCCTGATTATATGAGTTGCcttttatatatttcaatgGCTTTGGAGAGGGATTCCAGTTACATTAAAGGACTAGCCTTcagagataaaattttcaaagatattCCTAGCTTTGAAGAATGCTACAAGGTTTACAATAGCGATTGGGAATTGGACCCGTCAATAGACACAGAATATGATCGCGTTGTTGGAGATAAATTATTGGCAGAGGCTAGAGACCTGGCTGAAAAATGGTCTGAAGCTTGTAGACCAGAATTTTGCCTTAAGCCACTTCCAGATTTGGTCTTAAACAAACCCATCGCTGAGTTGACGTGGCTCAATTTAGGAGAAAGCTTAATCAGCATGCATTCACACATTACAGACAATAATTATAACTTTGTCAGCCACATTAAGCTCCATATACACCAGGCAGACACAAGAGGAAAAGATGATGGAAATGCCACAGGTGCAAACTGCATCGATGTGGAACCTGGAGGGATTGAGAAACAACAAAACACTGAAAGCGTCATAAATTTTGTTAGGATCGAAGAAACgcataatcaaatttttgaagataaaagCATTATGCTTGTCGACGAAGATGGAGATGAAGTTCAAGCGTTAGATAGTGAAAATGATATCCAAAACGACACTGATCATTTCGACAGAAAAAATGATACGCCGACTTCTGACCTTAAAGATAACATTGATACTGATATGGAAGTCGATATGGAAGATGAAAGGAAATCATCTTCTAGTGATATTCAAATAATAGAAGATGAAGATCCTTTAAAGATGTTGGATCCAGAAGACCTGCAACTGGAAGAACcaattgttaataaaaagtCGAATCAGATTACCTCAGAGACTGAGActgatttagaaaaattatcatctAGTAAATGCAGGGAGCAAGTTGTCAGTTCGGAAGACAAGTCGAGCGAAAAAGAACCGCTCAACGAAAAGTTAGATGAGAAACTAAGTCATAAGTCAGAGGGTGCAGCCACAGACAAATCTTTGGACAAACCTTCGAAAACTGAAGATAAATCCAGCGAAAAAACAGACGACAAAGAAGAAGGTAGGAAAGTAAAGAAGCGACGTAGAAGTTCACTTTGTTTTTTGGAACAATGGGCTTGGAGCAGTGGAAGTATGAGGAGGTCGGCACGAGTTCGAAGTTCAAATCGACGCGAGGCGGAACGAGATGATGTTCAGTTAGAAGAATCGCTCAAAAGAATATTCCCCAGTACTTTATT ACCAGACACTGTGCGCCTCAGAAAAGAAAATCCACTGAAATCTATGGAGGATTCAATGGATACAATGGATTTGTACAGACTATTTGCATGTCGTGAAAATGGAAGCAACACTACGGAAGGTTCCAAGAGTTCAGAGAGCTCAAAACCTGGCAGTCCTATATCTaa tGAGAATCAAGAGCTGTACTTTGGCACGGACAAGGAAAAAGCTGATGTGGCAGCATTCATCGCTGAACATACCGAAAAAAGTAATCTAATGATTATTATGGCCaagtttactgaatttttgtGCACAAAATGGAATCATGTCTGGCCCAAAGGATTGCCTGAAGTATATTtggaaacatatgtatttaccAG GCAGCACATTCCGCATCCTTCACCCTTCAATGACGACGCGGAcgataatattttaaaacttGATGCCGAGATGACACTTTTGTATGGAGAATTGCATACAGATAGATGGCTGAATAATAAACCAGGCATTTTGCCTAGTTCAAC TGTTGATAAAATGGGCACTGGACTGCCATCCGAGGAGTTGGGTCAAATAATATTCACGAGTGTTCGAGATGATTTGTTCAATGAGCAGTACGTGTTATTCTTCTTCAGAGTCCTCTGGTTAAAAGCTAACTTATTTTTGTGCCAAGGGGACACTGATATCGTGATTGAAAGCTTAGAATCG CTATTATGTCATCTAAAGGAATTACAAGGCAAAGGTGACAATATGTTTCTGAAACTTCCGAACTGCAAACATAATTCGTATATAAGCGTTAaatctgttgaaaaaatgCTGATTTCAGTACAAAG AGGCAAAAAACTTCGAGAGATTCAATACTTGCATGAAGAGAAAAAGTATTTCGAGTTAGCTAGCATTTTGCAAGATACATTCAAATTTGCGAAACAACAGAACAAGCTAATGGTAAATAATGATGAAGTTATTGATCGAGCTGAGCAACTTTCGATGCTACTTAATAGCTTGTGGCAGCTTGGACAATATGAG GATTGTTACATCTGGTCAGAGGCATGTCTGAATGAAGCATGGCGCAATTATTTAAATGCCACCGATgaaatagaacaaaaaaagtGGACAACGGCTGTATTAAATTGTCTCACAAGACTCGAGGCTTGTGTTTCAGAAGTCAGTACTTTTGTAG TACGATATCTACCTGCCTCGCGTCTTACGAGATTGGTACAAAATTTGGTTCATATAGTTTGCTACCAATTAGATGTACCGGAAAATGCTATTGAAATGCCTTTGGAAACAGTGTTGCCCTGGATTCTGTTGCATCATATTCTGCAACa TGAGGAAGACAAAGAACGGGCTAAGCCAATAgtacagcaaaaaaataaatcgcaTGATTTTAACAACTCCGACTCTgatgacgaagaagaagacaTTCCTGCTTCGTTGATGCTCTTATTCACGGCTCATGAATTTCTTGGACGACGTTCTTGGTGTTGCATCAACGAAGCAAAGCTATTGCTATTCGTTATGAATGTCACAATACCACGGTTAAAAACGCCTCAACTAAATCATATTAGAGATAAACTTTGGAAATATGTTGAGCAAGTTCTCTACTGCTTGTATGCCTATCCGAGTAAAACCAATAAATCTAAAGCAAAATATTTGGAGGAGCACGGAGTGCCGCAAATGAAATTGACCTGGGAAGCAGCTCAACAGTTATACGATTTCTATAAACTTGATGTATTACCTGCTATAGATGATTACAAGGTACTGTCAATTTCGTCAGAAATGGAGAgccttttcaaaaaaataacacgCTTAGTTCCACCGGAGAGCGATCCAGCCTTAATAGCCGATGACATGTTGGCATATATAAggagagacagagaaaaaATGCCTACTGTCTCAAAACCTTTACCATATCAGATATCCTCGATCTATTATTTGCTGGGAGACTACTATTTCAAGTCGAGCGATTGGTCGCATGGTATTCGATACTATTTATTGGACTTATGCCTACATCCTCTAAGATTTAATTCATGGGCTGGTCTCGCCATGGCTACTGGTACGCAGCTACAAATCAGATTAAATAGCTGCCAAACTCTTAA GAATGAAAATAGCTTTTTGGACAAAGCTAAAATTGCTCAATATAGTTATCAGCGAGCTAGTGAATTAACTCCTGGACACTCGGTTACCTGGATCGAATATGGAAATTTTGTGTACATGGTTCACTCCTTCTGTTCTCGAGTTCTTAAACAAGAAGCTCACAAGTTGAGTATGGAGAAGTTTGAGATATTGGAAACGAGGAAAGATACGATGCTTGAACTTGCTGCTCATTGTTTCTTATCAGCAAATAGGCTGTTGAATGAAACTGCGGGATTACAGGACGACAGATGGTTGACCTACTATATCCTTGGAAAGATTgccgagaagaaaaatgaagatcCTCCtgtatttttagaaaattatcataag GCCAGTTTATTTCTGTACGAAAACAACGCAAGCTACCCTCGAAAAATCAATTACAGCAACCCTCACAACCTTTCTGTTGAAGCATTAGAAGTTTATTATAGAATACACGCGAGTATATTAAAATATCTTGAGCAGCATGAGGGAAAACCTTTGAAAAAATCTCTGGGTTTATTGTTCCAACAGTATTTAAAGAACTGTGCAAATAGTGCCTTCATGAGGTATCAGTCAAAAAGCAATCTTAAGAAAGGGGAAGAAGATGGGTCAGATTCTGATAGTAGAATTATTTCTAAGGATACAAGGAAAATTATCGAGTATCCTCGACACATCACAACATTAGAACAATGTTCGAATAGTATCGAAGAAATTGAGATTATTGATAAATCCAAAGATAGATTAGAAGCTGGTAAGCTGCACGATCAAACCAAGAAACGCTCTAGAGAGGACACAAACGATCCTACAAAGcgagtaaaattaaataatatctCGCATTTACAATTAATGCAAGACGTGGTTGCATTGATAGATGACTTGATAACAAAAGTTTGCGAAATTACTCATTCTCAAGAGACTTCAGAGGAAGACGTCGTCACATTGACATCTAGCGATGAAAATGAGGACTTGAGATCTGAGAAGCATAAATTAAATGCTGTGGAAAGAGTTGACACAGACTGTACACAGGCAAAGACTGAGGAATCCAAAGGCAATGTTGCAGACTCATCAAAGGCAATGGGAGAACAGGTTGATAACGTAGtaaaggaagaaaatattcaggatttgaTGGATGTACTAATGAAACAAGCAATGGAAATAAGCCAAGAAGAAACCCAACAATCATCTCCTGATGATGAAGATATTAGAAAATCTGAAGGAAGGTGGCTACAAAATGAAGATTCCTCA GGCAAAGAAATCAAACAGAgacaagaagagaaaaaaaagttaccgGTTGAAGTAATCAAAGATGATGTGGCTTTGCGCCGCAGAGGATCGCAGGAAAGTACAACTACAACTCAGACGACAACTACAACTGAAACTAATAACTCAAGTTCAAGCAGCAGCGATGATTCGAGCAGCAGTGACGATAGCTCTGATAGTGATACATCCAGTCTCAGTGACAGTGACTCTGACAGTgatgccgaaaaaaaaaagaaaacaatcgaACAAACAG AAGAATTTTTAACCGATGAAGAAGTTGGTACTTTAACAGCCTATTGCCTAGCAGGTCTAGAGCAATGTATACTGCGTTTCCCACAACATTACAAATCTTTTTATCGTCTCTCGCActtctttttcaataataaaacTAAAGATATTACAAAATGCAAAGATCTACTGTTGGGCACATATAATTGCCAATTTTATCCAGGAAAATCATTCCAAGGTCTTTtctatgaaagaaaaagttccaatttttttaat GGTGTGTGGCGAATTCCTGTCGAGGAAGTTGATAGAGGTGGCAGCTTTGCTTCACACATGTCCAAGTGCATTACGCTTCTTATGCAAGTTCTGAAGGAAACTAATGACAGCGATATGCTTATGGAACTGGGATCGCAGCTTTCTAAAAAACCTGAATATGATAA GAAATATTTAAGAGACTCTGAAAGAGAACAACTTTCTGATCAAGCAATGACGTTATGCTTACAATCACTACGCACAAGAGTTTCAACAATGGGTCCTCCTACTGGTGCTGAAACCACGTCCTCGTGGAAAAACAATTCTAGAATACAAGTTCTTCTTGATGTTTACAAAACATATCAATGTGTACAGAAACATTTCACGAATATGGATGTGAAGAATGTTGCCGATCTCTTGTCGGATACTTATAAATCATACATTGGAAATAGG AATCTTGAAGGAAATGTTCTGGACACAGCAACTAAATGGTGTCAACAACAAATAGCTTTGAATAAAACTGCAGTGCCCATTAGTGCTCCGACTGTCAATGCACAAGCTGCGTCAGCTGCTATCGCTAGCCCAATTCCT GTCACAATTACTCAGCTGCCGGTTACGACAACTTTCACGCAGTATTCTCAGAGTCGTAAGCCTTACAAAGCTTCATCAAGTAGTTCCGGTCGTCCAAGAGGACGACCACCAAACATCAACAAATATCACCAAACGATGCAACAAAATGCAAACATGTTTAACCAATTCGGTGTGAAAAGCGGTTTTGGCAACTACCTTGGTCAACATGGCAGCCCTGGGCTTCTGAGTTCATATTTCATGAATCCTCTAATGGATACGAATGTTCTAACTGCTATGCTAGCTAACATGAGTAGTAACATGATTGATCCTGCTACATTGGCTACTTTGAATTATCTGAATCAAGTAGGCGGAATCGGAGGGTATCAAGAAGTTATCAGACAGTATCAGAATAGTTTATCCACTATGACTAGTATGGCTAGTGGTTTGAATGCGATTTCAAGTACTGTACCAAACATCAGTAATGTCACAACGATGAGTACCGCAAGTAGTAGTGCTAATTCTGCAGGTAGCTTGGGCCATGTAGGTCACTTAGGGAGTTTGGCAAACCTGGGAAACCTGGGCAATCTGGGCAATCTCAATAATTTGGGAAATCTTACGATGCAACAGTATCTAAGTTTGAGTAATACGACATCGTCTATATCCAGAACTACTCCCATTTATCATCAAGCCACCCcaaaagcaacaacaacaaccacaACGACCACAATGACCAAGGAAAAGCccaatatttcaataactccTGTTAATACTTCATCCACTCACAAATCTTCCACTAAATCCACTAAAAGCAGCTCCAGCAACGATCCATTGTCAGTTCATACTTCCAAGTCTCAAATTGTCCAGCCACCCAAAACAGCAACACAAGTGTCGCTATTAAAACCTTCGGTAATTCAGCAAGTTAAATCCTTACCACCAAAGCAAATGAGCGCTCCGCAAATTCGAGTTTCCAAAACCCTGACCGAGCCTCAACCTGCGCACAAAAGTTCATTGTCGCATTCACCGGTTTTAAAGAGTGCCAGCTCTACAAGTCCGTCCTCTCTACCCCAGGCTGCACATTCTGGAATCAGCTCATCCATGGCAATGAAACCTCTGATTCAGATGAACTTGCCGTCTCAGGGTTCTGGCACGTCCTTGCAGCATAAATTACTGTCTAAGAAACAACATCAACAGGCCCACCTATCAGCAAACATAGTCTGTCCACCCAAAAAGCAGAAAACAGCAAAAAAGCTTCCAGCAATTCCTAGCAGCTAccaaaatttgataaacagTATACCCAACATCTCGTCTATGTCTCAAGCGCCTTATCTTTCTGCAGAATTGAGTGGCATTTCACTTAGCCAACTGCCTCCACTATCCGGATCAAAGGGGTCGAGCTCAAAGGGAACTGGGTACAGAAAAACATCTAATAAATCAAAATCAGCAGTAACAGACGTAGCTAGTACTCTCTCCAACCCCATCTGTCAATCGCAATCCGTAGAAGCGATGTCCGTACTGTCGCAACTCCAACAACATTCCCATTTGGAAATAATTCCGCAGCACAAAAGCCAACCCAAGCCCGGTATGGATTTCCCAATAGGACTACCATCCTCGCTTAGTGTTACTCAACAAAAAATCATCGCTTCCGACCCACTCAGGCCCCCCGTTACTGATAACATGTCTGTGTATGAACTCAGTAGAGGAAAACCCATGACTACATCTAGTagtactttgaaaaaatcagaaaagttgaaaaaagacGGTGTTGAAATAATCACTTTGGATGattag